Proteins found in one Coffea eugenioides isolate CCC68of chromosome 5, Ceug_1.0, whole genome shotgun sequence genomic segment:
- the LOC113770781 gene encoding uncharacterized protein LOC113770781, with protein sequence MKRASEAEPIRPNLACSYPDTGTSVLLKKARQLLRGDNRESSASSSCSVNSPLCEKVERNRTGISTSSASETDALLLEMTLGGNKELWEMHWLGHKEKMMKGSGDDKTANDQIILPPATYCSVNSPLPVEIDDDKHRNKELEITDARKLQMEVQKRLRERLEAQRQLQLKLQERLLQLKLQERLQFLQKLNEN encoded by the exons ATGAAGAGAGCATCTGAAGCTGAACCCATCAGGCCGAACCTCGCGTGTTCTTATCCAGATACTGGTACTTCTGTTTTACTGAAAAAAGCCAGACAGTTGCTCCGAGGAGACAATAGAGAATCTTCTGCTTCCTCTTCTTGCTCAGTTAATTCTCCCTTGTGTG AGAAAGTCGAACGAAACAGGACTGGCATATCAACTTCTTCAGCAAGTGAGACAG ATGCTTTGCTCTTGGAAATGACATTAGGAGGAAACAAAGAATTGTGGGAGATGCATTGGTTAGGACATAAGGAGAAGATGATGAAGGGCTCTGGTGATGACAAAACTGCGAATGACCAGATAATCTTGCCACCAGCTACTTATTGCTCAGTTAATTCTCCCTTGCCTGTTGAGATTGATGATGACAAGCACAG AAATAAAGAGTTGGAGATCACTGATGCTCGAAAATTACAGATGGAAGTTCAGAAACGGCTGAGAGAACGTCTTGAG GCTCAGAGACAGTTGCAGCTGAAATTACAGGAACGATTGCTGCAGCTGAAATTACAGGAACGATTGCAATTTCTCCAGAAACTTAATGAAAATTAG
- the LOC113772503 gene encoding replication protein A 70 kDa DNA-binding subunit D-like: MDVDITSSKFSYTMFKELAQFMELKEQAVDILAVVISVLPINSFTNEFGPGKVQDFVIINEENIPLQLSMFNKFIDIEGQQIAETINNFPVIICRRLKVKFFNGVTLSTRLDSTILVDPPAHEARQLKIWAGQNALLFSQIIKEKSYTRYNPDLFLQSPQKFTLIFYLQPTQKFAWVKASLSFQNIFQRYWYMACKKCYKATDAFHGHPYLCNKCSEYQEAVPRCRFDVNLADNTGNVTATLFGELAEKLLTYSALDAMQYFIRNVELPLEHVHEALKTKLFAVQIQPAQSRYGYLQQRYTVVHFYEENQGEENKSPSTSICINMASNFDETDNLGVTSPLASFETAQISTTKKTKLA; the protein is encoded by the exons ATGGATGTTGATATAACATCTTCAAAGTTCTCCTATACCATGTTTAAAGAATTAGCCCAATTCATGGAGCTGAAAGAGCAAGCTGTTG ATATCCTGGCAGTTGTTATCTCTGTGTTACCAATAAATAGTTTCACAAATGAATTTGGACCTGGCAAAGTGCAGGATTTTGTGATCATCAATGAAGA AAATATACCTCTCCAACTATCAATGTTCAATAAGTTTATAGACATTGAAGGCCAACAGATAGCAGAAACCATAAACAACTTCCCGGTTATCATTTGCCGAAGGCTGAAGGTTAAGTTTTTCAATG GGGTTACCCTGTCTACTAGGCTGGATTCAACTATTCTGGTCGATCCTCCTGCTCATGAAGCTAGGCAACTTAAGATCTG GGCTGGACAGAATGCACTGCTTTTTTCTCAGATCATTAAAGAAAAATCTTATACTCGATACAACCCAGATCTCTTTCTACAATCTCCTCAGAAGTTTACTCTCATTTTTTATTTGCAACCAACTCAGAAG TTTGCTTGGGTCAAGGCTTCTTTATCATTCCAAAACATTTTCCAGCGTTACTGGTATATGGCATGTAAGAAATGCTACAAAGCAACTGATGCTTTTCATGGACATCCATACTTATGTAACAAATGTTCTGAATACCAGGAAGCTGTACCAAG ATGCCGTTTTGATGTTAATCTTGCTGATAACACTGGAAACGTAACAGCTACTTTATTTGGTGAATTAGCTGAGAAGCTTTTGACTTACTCTGCTCTGGATGCCATGCAGTACTTTATTAGA AATGTTGAGCTTCCATTGGAACATGTCCACGAAGCTCTGAAAACTAAACTGTTTGCGGTCCAGATACAGCCAGCTCAGAGCCGCTATGGATATCTCCAGCAACGCTACACTGTTGTGCATTTTTATGAAGAAAATCAGGGTGAAG AGAATAAGAGCCCTTCGACAAGCATCTGCATCAATATGGCAAGCAATTTCGATGAAACAGACAATCTTGGAGTAACCAGCCCTCTAGCCAGCTTCGAAACTGCTCAGATTAGCACcaccaagaaaacaaaattagCATGA